Proteins from a single region of Streptomyces sp. HUAS 15-9:
- the ftsR gene encoding transcriptional regulator FtsR has product MLQTPSGGAGHGAAAADSGLMSIGTVLNVLRGEFPEVTISKIRFLESEGLIEPQRTPSGYRKFSAGDVERLGHVLRMQRDHYLPLKVIREHLDAMERGEAVQLPVVGRQRDGETVLEPCDTPTAARIGRAELLEAAKIDESALEEWESYGLIAPLEGGVYDAEAVTVASLVAELGRHGIEPRHLRVMKAAADREAGLVDQVVAPLKRHRNPQTRAHAEARTKELAVLTVRLHAALVKTALGVRLP; this is encoded by the coding sequence ATGCTTCAAACACCGAGCGGCGGTGCCGGGCACGGTGCCGCCGCCGCGGACAGTGGGCTGATGAGCATCGGCACGGTGCTGAACGTGCTGCGCGGCGAGTTCCCCGAAGTCACCATCTCCAAGATCCGCTTCCTGGAGTCGGAGGGGCTCATCGAGCCGCAGCGGACGCCGTCGGGGTACCGCAAGTTCAGCGCCGGTGACGTCGAGCGTCTGGGCCACGTCCTGAGGATGCAGCGGGACCACTATCTGCCGCTCAAGGTGATCCGGGAGCACCTGGACGCCATGGAGCGTGGCGAGGCCGTGCAGCTGCCCGTCGTGGGGCGTCAGCGGGACGGCGAGACCGTCCTGGAGCCGTGCGACACGCCCACGGCGGCCAGGATCGGCCGGGCCGAGCTGCTGGAGGCCGCGAAGATCGACGAGAGCGCCCTCGAGGAGTGGGAGTCCTACGGGCTCATCGCTCCGCTCGAGGGCGGTGTGTACGACGCGGAGGCGGTCACCGTGGCCTCGCTCGTCGCCGAGCTGGGCCGGCACGGGATCGAGCCGCGCCACCTGCGGGTGATGAAGGCCGCCGCGGACCGCGAGGCGGGCCTGGTGGACCAGGTGGTGGCCCCTTTGAAGCGGCACCGCAACCCGCAGACCAGGGCCCACGCCGAAGCGCGTACGAAGGAGCTGGCGGTGCTCACCGTGCGGCTGCACGCGGCCCTGGTGAAGACCGCTCTCGGGGTGCGTCTGCCGTGA
- a CDS encoding zinc-ribbon and FHA domain-containing protein, translated as MQSGFVLPHGRVCFGQGESPVKLFAKLFGKSAREGSDNATARHRAQPDAEGQRPLFRDQVPGPGGDISGGQGAPSVDPAQSGGIGFGQPSTSSTGGGFAPDPYASNAPAGQPRQEDPSMSVLVCTRCGNRNAENARFCSNCGAPLRPGVAPERASETTSTISISGLEAYDAEATGQTQMPALSPEAQAAVDALPMGSALLVVRRGPNSGSRFLLDGELTTAGRHPQSDIFLDDVTVSRRHVEFRRSPDGSFTVADVGSLNGTYVNRERIDQVALSNGDEVQIGKYRLVFYSSRQGV; from the coding sequence ATGCAATCAGGGTTCGTCCTGCCCCACGGGCGGGTCTGTTTCGGTCAAGGGGAATCGCCCGTGAAGTTGTTTGCGAAGTTGTTCGGCAAGAGCGCGCGAGAGGGCAGCGACAACGCGACCGCTCGTCATCGCGCACAGCCTGACGCAGAGGGCCAGCGCCCACTGTTCCGTGACCAGGTCCCTGGTCCGGGCGGTGACATTTCCGGCGGCCAGGGCGCGCCGTCTGTTGACCCTGCCCAGTCCGGCGGCATAGGTTTCGGGCAACCGTCAACCTCAAGTACGGGTGGAGGGTTTGCCCCCGACCCGTATGCGTCCAATGCCCCCGCGGGGCAGCCGCGGCAGGAGGATCCGTCCATGTCGGTCCTGGTGTGTACGAGGTGCGGTAACCGGAACGCGGAGAACGCCCGGTTCTGTTCCAACTGTGGTGCCCCACTGCGTCCCGGCGTGGCGCCGGAGCGTGCGTCCGAGACGACGTCCACGATCTCCATCTCCGGTCTCGAGGCCTACGACGCCGAGGCCACCGGTCAGACGCAGATGCCGGCGCTCTCTCCCGAGGCGCAGGCGGCCGTGGACGCACTGCCCATGGGCTCGGCGCTGCTGGTGGTGCGTCGCGGGCCGAACTCCGGCAGCCGCTTCCTGCTGGACGGCGAGCTGACCACGGCCGGGCGTCACCCGCAGAGCGACATCTTCCTGGACGACGTGACGGTCTCGCGCCGCCACGTGGAGTTCCGGCGCTCGCCGGACGGCTCGTTCACGGTGGCCGATGTGGGCAGTCTCAACGGCACGTACGTCAACCGCGAGCGGATCGACCAGGTCGCCCTGTCGAACGGTGACGAGGTGCAGATCGGCAAGTACCGGCTGGTCTTCTACTCGAGCCGGCAGGGCGTCTGA
- a CDS encoding DUF881 domain-containing protein, translating to MSNEDEQPENRLRKELPAEVPAPAPDAEQSAQERPEAALTGRQRLVKGLWPPRVTRAQLIVALLLFGLGFGLAVQVASNSDSDSALRGARQEDLVRILDELDDRTQRLEDEKQGLEKQRSELQSSSDQAAEARKQTAEKEKQLGILAGTVAAQGPGITITIDDAKGTVQADMLLDAIQELRAAGAEAIEVNGVRVVANTYLTDSGKSVSVDGNKINAPYRFKVIGKPQDLEPALNIPGGVVQTLEKEQAVVTVERSTKIVVDALRAAKRPDYARSSSQ from the coding sequence ATGAGCAACGAGGACGAGCAGCCGGAGAACAGACTGCGCAAGGAACTGCCCGCGGAAGTGCCCGCGCCGGCCCCCGACGCCGAGCAGTCGGCCCAGGAGCGGCCCGAGGCCGCGCTCACGGGCCGCCAGCGGCTGGTGAAGGGCCTGTGGCCGCCGCGGGTCACCAGGGCCCAACTCATCGTCGCCCTGCTGCTGTTCGGCCTCGGCTTCGGCCTGGCCGTGCAGGTGGCCTCGAACAGCGACAGCGACAGCGCGCTGCGCGGTGCCCGTCAGGAAGATCTCGTTCGCATCCTCGATGAACTGGATGACCGTACTCAGCGTCTTGAGGACGAGAAGCAGGGACTCGAGAAGCAGCGGTCGGAACTGCAGAGCAGCTCCGACCAGGCGGCCGAGGCCCGCAAGCAGACCGCCGAGAAGGAGAAGCAACTCGGCATTCTGGCTGGCACGGTGGCCGCGCAGGGCCCCGGCATCACGATCACGATCGACGACGCGAAGGGGACGGTCCAGGCGGACATGCTGCTCGACGCGATCCAGGAGCTGCGCGCGGCCGGTGCGGAGGCGATCGAGGTGAACGGCGTGCGGGTCGTCGCCAACACCTATCTGACGGACTCCGGCAAGAGCGTGAGCGTCGACGGGAACAAGATCAACGCCCCCTATCGTTTCAAGGTCATCGGCAAGCCGCAGGACCTCGAACCGGCGCTCAACATCCCCGGAGGCGTGGTGCAGACCCTCGAGAAGGAGCAGGCCGTCGTGACCGTCGAGCGGTCGACCAAGATCGTGGTTGACGCCTTGCGGGCGGCGAAGCGGCCTGACTACGCTCGGTCGTCCTCCCAGTGA
- a CDS encoding small basic family protein, whose translation MIAVLGLIVGVVAGLLVRPEVPAVVEPYLPIAVVAALDAVFGGLRAMLDGIFDDKVFVVSFLSNVVVAALIVFLGDKLGVGAQLSTGVVVVLGIRIFSNAAAIRRHVFRA comes from the coding sequence GTGATCGCCGTACTGGGCCTCATCGTGGGAGTCGTGGCCGGCCTGTTGGTCCGTCCTGAGGTTCCGGCGGTCGTCGAGCCTTATCTGCCGATCGCCGTCGTCGCGGCGCTCGACGCCGTCTTCGGTGGCCTGCGGGCCATGCTCGACGGGATCTTCGACGACAAGGTCTTCGTGGTGTCGTTCCTGTCGAACGTGGTGGTGGCCGCGCTGATCGTTTTCCTGGGCGACAAGTTGGGTGTGGGGGCGCAGCTGTCCACGGGTGTCGTGGTGGTGCTCGGCATCCGGATCTTCTCCAACGCGGCGGCGATCCGGCGCCACGTGTTCCGGGCGTGA
- a CDS encoding DUF881 domain-containing protein — MSLITNVMDHSLDDGYAEAAARKKSQGEGGMPKTLRAKLGLAGGLVLAALVVTVGAAQARVAAPVVAKERQELIDRIDRETSSADKLEGTVDKLRDDVSARQRAALKQSGGSGQADLVGILSGATAVHGPGVKLVVNDAKEASTGGDAGNPRETSDFSDTGRVRDRDMQRVVNGLWASGAEAISINGQRLTALSAIRAAGDAILVDNKPLVPPYTVLAVGDGGRLSTTFQNSADGLYLHALAENYGIRTGIFTESDVRLPAAPSVIVRTAQPSTEKGTS, encoded by the coding sequence ATGTCGTTGATCACCAACGTCATGGATCACAGCCTCGACGACGGGTACGCCGAGGCCGCCGCCCGGAAGAAGTCCCAGGGCGAGGGCGGCATGCCGAAGACTCTGCGGGCGAAGCTCGGTCTCGCCGGCGGTCTGGTGCTCGCGGCGCTGGTCGTGACCGTCGGCGCGGCCCAGGCGCGCGTGGCGGCACCGGTCGTCGCCAAGGAGCGGCAGGAGCTGATCGACCGCATCGACCGGGAGACCTCGTCGGCGGACAAGCTGGAGGGCACCGTCGACAAGCTGCGCGACGACGTGAGCGCGCGCCAGCGGGCGGCACTGAAGCAGAGTGGCGGCAGTGGCCAGGCGGACCTGGTGGGAATCCTGTCGGGCGCCACGGCGGTGCACGGCCCCGGTGTGAAGCTCGTCGTGAACGACGCGAAGGAAGCCTCCACGGGCGGCGACGCCGGCAATCCGCGCGAGACCTCCGATTTCTCCGACACCGGCCGGGTGCGCGACCGCGACATGCAGCGCGTCGTGAACGGGCTGTGGGCCTCCGGGGCCGAGGCGATCTCCATCAACGGGCAGCGGCTGACCGCCCTGTCCGCGATCAGGGCCGCGGGTGACGCGATACTGGTCGACAACAAGCCGCTGGTGCCGCCCTACACGGTGCTCGCGGTGGGCGATGGGGGCAGGTTGAGCACCACGTTCCAGAACAGCGCCGACGGGCTGTATCTGCATGCCCTGGCGGAGAACTACGGCATCCGGACCGGGATCTTCACGGAGAGTGACGTCAGGTTGCCCGCAGCACCGAGTGTGATCGTACGTACAGCACAGCCGAGCACTGAGAAGGGCACATCGTGA
- a CDS encoding mannose-1-phosphate guanyltransferase: MKAVVMAGGEGTRLRPMTSSMPKPLLPVVNRPIMEHVLRLLKRHGLNETVVTVQFLASLVKNYFGDGEELGMELTYANEEKPLGTAGSVKNAEEALKDDAFLVISGDALTDFDLTELINFHKEKGALVTVCLTRVPNPLEFGITIVDEEGKVERFLEKPTWGQVFSDTVNTGIYVMEPEVFGYVEADVPVDWSGDVFPQLMKEGKPVYGYVAEGYWEDVGTHESYVKAQADVLERKVDVEIDGFEISPGVWVAEGAEVHPDAVLRGPLYIGDYAKVEAGAEIREHTVVGSNVVVKTGAFLHRAVVHDNVYVGQHSNLRGCVVGKNTDIMRAARIEDGAVIGDECLIGEESIVQGNVRVYPFKTIEAGAFVNTSVIWESRGQAHLFGARGVTGILNVEITPELAVRLAGAYATTLKKGSTVTTARDHSRGARALKRAVISALQASAIDVRDLENVPLPVARQQTARGSAGGIMIRTSPGVPDSVDIMFFDGRGADLSQASQRKLDRVFARQEYRRAFPGEIGDLYFPASVFDSYTGSLLRNIDTTGIAESGLKVVVDASNGSAGLVLPSLLGKLGVDSLTINPGLDESRPTETADVRRSGLVRLGEIVASSGAAFGVRFDPVGERLSLVDEKGRIIEDDRALLVMLDLVAAERRSGRVALPVTTTRIAEQVAAYHGTQVEWTTTSPDDLTRVGREEGTIFGGDGKGGFIVPEFSGVYDGTAAFVRLIGLVARTQLTLSQIDARIPRAHVLKRDLATPWAVKGLVMRRVVEAAGDRFVDTTDGVRVVETDGRWVMVLPDPAEAVTHLWAEGPDDASAQALLDEWSAIVDSAGR, from the coding sequence ATGAAGGCCGTCGTGATGGCCGGTGGTGAAGGCACACGCCTTCGCCCCATGACCTCGAGCATGCCCAAGCCGCTCCTTCCGGTAGTGAACCGCCCGATCATGGAGCATGTGCTGCGGCTGCTCAAAAGGCATGGGCTCAACGAGACCGTCGTAACCGTGCAGTTCCTGGCCTCGCTCGTCAAGAACTACTTCGGTGACGGCGAGGAGCTCGGAATGGAGCTCACATATGCCAATGAGGAGAAGCCACTCGGTACCGCCGGAAGCGTCAAGAACGCCGAAGAGGCGTTGAAGGACGACGCTTTCCTTGTCATCTCCGGCGATGCCCTGACCGACTTCGACCTCACCGAGCTGATCAACTTCCACAAGGAGAAGGGTGCGCTGGTCACCGTCTGTCTGACGCGTGTGCCCAATCCACTGGAATTCGGCATCACCATCGTCGACGAAGAGGGCAAGGTCGAGCGTTTCCTCGAGAAGCCGACCTGGGGCCAGGTCTTCTCCGACACGGTGAACACGGGCATCTATGTCATGGAGCCCGAGGTGTTCGGCTATGTCGAGGCCGACGTTCCCGTGGACTGGTCGGGCGATGTCTTCCCGCAGCTCATGAAGGAAGGCAAGCCGGTGTACGGCTATGTCGCCGAGGGCTACTGGGAGGACGTCGGTACGCACGAGTCGTATGTGAAGGCCCAGGCCGATGTCCTGGAGCGCAAGGTCGACGTCGAGATCGACGGGTTCGAGATCTCCCCGGGCGTATGGGTGGCGGAGGGCGCCGAGGTGCATCCGGACGCCGTTCTCCGGGGGCCGCTCTACATCGGTGACTACGCCAAGGTCGAGGCCGGCGCGGAAATCCGTGAGCACACCGTCGTCGGGTCGAACGTGGTCGTGAAGACGGGCGCATTCCTGCACAGGGCTGTCGTGCACGACAACGTGTACGTCGGGCAGCACAGCAATCTGCGGGGCTGCGTCGTCGGAAAGAACACCGACATCATGCGGGCGGCCCGGATCGAGGACGGCGCGGTCATCGGTGATGAGTGCCTGATCGGCGAAGAATCGATCGTTCAGGGCAACGTCCGGGTCTATCCGTTCAAGACCATCGAGGCCGGTGCCTTCGTCAACACCTCGGTCATCTGGGAGTCCAGGGGCCAGGCGCATCTGTTCGGCGCCCGTGGGGTGACCGGCATCCTCAACGTCGAGATCACGCCGGAACTCGCCGTGCGGCTGGCCGGCGCCTACGCGACCACCCTCAAGAAGGGCTCCACGGTTACCACGGCCCGCGACCACTCCCGGGGTGCCCGTGCGCTCAAGCGTGCGGTGATCTCGGCGCTGCAGGCCAGCGCGATCGACGTACGGGACCTGGAGAACGTACCGCTGCCCGTGGCCCGGCAGCAGACCGCTCGCGGCAGCGCCGGCGGGATCATGATCCGGACCTCACCAGGTGTGCCGGACTCCGTCGACATCATGTTCTTCGACGGGCGAGGGGCCGACCTCTCGCAGGCGAGCCAGCGAAAGCTGGACCGCGTGTTCGCACGGCAGGAGTACCGGCGTGCGTTCCCCGGCGAGATCGGCGACCTGTACTTCCCGGCGAGCGTCTTCGACTCGTACACCGGGTCGCTGCTGCGGAACATCGACACCACCGGGATCGCCGAGTCGGGGCTCAAGGTGGTCGTGGACGCCTCGAACGGCAGTGCCGGGCTCGTCCTGCCCAGCCTGCTCGGAAAGCTCGGTGTGGACTCGCTGACCATCAATCCCGGTCTCGACGAGTCCAGGCCGACGGAGACGGCCGATGTCCGGCGGTCGGGGCTGGTGCGCCTCGGCGAGATCGTGGCGTCGTCCGGGGCCGCGTTCGGCGTGCGCTTCGACCCCGTGGGCGAGCGGCTGTCCCTGGTGGACGAGAAGGGCCGGATCATCGAGGACGACCGGGCTCTGCTCGTGATGCTGGACCTGGTGGCCGCGGAGCGGCGCAGCGGCCGTGTGGCGCTGCCGGTGACCACGACCAGGATCGCCGAGCAGGTGGCCGCCTATCACGGCACCCAGGTCGAGTGGACCACCACCTCTCCGGACGACCTCACGCGCGTGGGGCGTGAGGAGGGGACGATCTTCGGTGGTGACGGCAAGGGCGGCTTCATCGTCCCGGAGTTCAGCGGTGTCTACGACGGTACGGCGGCCTTCGTACGGCTGATCGGGCTGGTGGCGCGGACGCAGCTCACCCTCAGCCAGATCGACGCGCGGATCCCGCGGGCACACGTTCTCAAGCGGGACCTGGCCACGCCATGGGCCGTGAAGGGACTGGTCATGCGCCGGGTCGTGGAGGCGGCCGGAGATCGCTTTGTCGACACGACGGACGGAGTACGCGTCGTGGAGACCGACGGGCGCTGGGTGATGGTGCTGCCCGACCCCGCCGAGGCGGTCACCCATCTGTGGGCGGAAGGGCCGGACGATGCCTCAGCGCAGGCCCTGCTCGACGAATGGTCCGCGATTGTAGACAGCGCCGGACGGTAA
- a CDS encoding CDP-alcohol phosphatidyltransferase family protein: MEVQETRVQTDRVLTIPNILSMARLVGVPVFLWLILRPEFGGPNSDGWALLVLALSGISDYLDGKLARRWNQISSLGRLLDPAADRLYILSTLVGLTWREILPLWLTAVLLARELVLLVMVGILRRHGYPPPQVNFLGKAATFNLMYAFPLLLLSDGHGWISSLAAIFGWAFAGWGTTLYWWAGVLYVVQVRRLVRADAMAD; encoded by the coding sequence GTGGAGGTCCAGGAGACCCGTGTCCAGACGGACCGGGTCCTCACCATCCCGAACATCCTCAGCATGGCGCGTCTCGTCGGCGTGCCCGTCTTTCTGTGGTTGATCCTCCGGCCGGAGTTCGGGGGTCCCAACAGCGATGGCTGGGCCCTGCTGGTGCTCGCGCTGAGCGGGATCAGCGACTACCTGGACGGGAAGCTCGCGCGGCGCTGGAATCAGATCAGCAGCCTCGGCCGGCTGCTCGATCCCGCTGCCGACCGGCTCTACATTCTCTCGACGCTGGTGGGCCTCACCTGGCGCGAGATCCTGCCGCTCTGGCTGACCGCCGTGCTGCTGGCGCGAGAGCTGGTTCTGCTGGTGATGGTGGGCATCCTCAGGCGTCATGGCTATCCGCCGCCGCAGGTGAACTTCTTGGGGAAGGCAGCCACCTTCAATCTGATGTACGCTTTCCCGTTGCTCCTGCTGAGTGACGGACATGGATGGATCTCGTCACTCGCTGCTATTTTCGGATGGGCGTTCGCCGGATGGGGTACAACGCTGTACTGGTGGGCAGGAGTGCTCTACGTGGTCCAAGTCCGCCGCCTGGTTCGTGCGGACGCCATGGCCGATTGA